The following proteins are co-located in the Macadamia integrifolia cultivar HAES 741 chromosome 3, SCU_Mint_v3, whole genome shotgun sequence genome:
- the LOC122072619 gene encoding transmembrane protein 234 homolog codes for MRDVEKMIAIGLVWGVTNSLMRKGALLWDQKLQSSTVKPQRLPQLHRRLLGHLNKWVDLLLVWQYSVPFLLNLSASATFFAVLSDSPISLAVPVTNATTFAATTISAMLLGEETRVGFALFGTFLIVLGVWFCIM; via the coding sequence ATGCGCGACGTAGAGAAGATGATCGCCATAGGCCTAGTTTGGGGTGTTACGAACTCTTTAATGCGCAAAGGTGCACTCCTTTGGGATCAAAAGCTCCAATCCTCTACTGTAAAGCCTCAGCGACTTCCTCAACTCCATCGACGGCTACTTGGGCATTTAAACAAATGGGTAGACCTCCTCTTAGTTTGGCAATATTCCGTCCCTTTCTTGTTAAATCTATCGGCCTCTGCCACTTTCTTCGCTGTTTTAAGCGATAGCCCCATATCTCTTGCTGTCCCTGTGACCAATGCCACGACTTTTGCGGCGACTACGATATCGGCTATGCTTCTTGGCGAGGAGACTCGTGTTGGGTTTGCTTTGTTTGGTACATTTCTTATTGTTCTGGGTGTCTGGTTTTGTATTATGTGA